DNA from Variovorax sp. V213:
GCGGGCATGGGCGCCGAGGAAACCGATCGCATGCTGACTCTGCTCGCGCGGCTCAAATCGACCCATGCGATCCTGCTGGTGGAGCACGACATGGATGCGGTGTTCCGTATCGCCGACCGCATCACGGTGATGGTGAACGGCACCGTCATCGCAACGGGCGATCCGGCCTCGATCCGCGAAAACCCCGAAGTGCGAACTGCCTACCTCGGAGAAGACCACTGATGCTCGTCGTCCGCGATCTCAACACCTACTACGGCAACAGCCACATCCTGCGCGGCGTGCATGCCGGCATTCCAGCCGCCACGTCGGTGGGCCTGCTCGGGCGCAACGGCATGGGCAAGACCACGCTGATCCGCAGCATGATGGGCTATGTGCGCCCCGCCTCGGGCGAAGTGCAGGTCGATGGCCGCACGGTCACCGGCTGGCCGCCGGAGAAGATGGCGCGCCTGGGCATCGGTTACGTGCCCGAGGGCCGCGGCATCTTCCCGAACCTCTCGGTGCGCGAGAACCTCGTGATGAGCGAGCGCGCAGGCATCGACGGGCACCGCGCCTGGACCTTCGACCGCGTGATGGCCACCTTTCCGCGGCTCGCCGAGCGGCTCTCGCATGGCGGCCAGCAGCTCTCGGGCGGCGAGCAGCAGATGCTCTCCATCGGCCGCGCGCTGATGACCAACCCGCGCCTGCTCATCCTCGACGAGGCCACCGAAGGCCTCGCGCCGCTGATCGTGGCCGAGATCTGGCGCGTGATCGGGGAGATTCGCGCGACCGGCATCGCCACGCTCATCGTCGACCGCGACTACCGCAAGGTGCTCGCGCACACCGACCTGGCGATGGTGATGGAGAAGGGGCAGATCGTGCGGCACGGTGCGTCGGCCGACCTGCTGGCGGAGCCTCAGGCGCTCGAAGAATTGCTGGGTGTGTAAGGCGCTTCAGGCGGCCCGCTGCGCCATCAGAAAGTCGATGAACACCCGCATGCGCAGCGGCACATGCCGCCCGTCGGGATACAGCAGCGTGTAGGGCCGCGAGCGGCCCGCGAACGGCTTCAGCACCTCGACGAGCGAGCCGTCGGCCAGCTCTTTTTCCACCACGAAGCGATAGGTCTGGAAGAGCCCGGCGTCGCTCCTGGCGAGCGTGACGCCGCCCAGCACGTCGTCGGAGCAGCTGTAGGCGCTGTCCGCGAAGACTTCGCGGTCCTCGCCGTTTTCCTTGAAGAGCCATGAAATGCGGCGGCCGCTGCTGGGCAGCTCGAACTGGATGCACTCGTGCGCGGAAAGATCGTCCAGCGTACGCGGCGTGCCGGCCTTCTTCAAATACTTGCGGCTCGCCACCACCACCAGATCCGCATCCTCGAGGTGCCGCGCGATCAGCGTGGAGTCGGGCTGGGCGCGCACTCGCACGGCCATGTCGTAGCCCTCTTCCACGAAGTCGATGTTGCGGTTGCTCAGGTGAACGTGCAGCCGGATGTCGGGAAAGCGTTCGCGAAACACCGGCAGCAGCGGCAGGATGCGGTGGTGGCCGTAGGTGGTGGGCACGCTGATGCGCAGCATGCCCGAGGGCTGCGCCTGCTGGCCCATGACCTCGCGCTCGGCCTCCGCCAGCTGCGCCAGCGCCTGGCGGCACTGAGCGAAGTAGGACCGGCCCGAGTCGGTCAGCCGAACGCTGCGCGTGGTGCGCACGAAGAGGCGCAGGCCCAGCCGTTTTTCGAGCCGCGAGATCGAGCGGCTGACGGCCGCAGGCGTGACGCCCGCAGCCAGCGCGGCCGAGGTGAAGCCGCCCGTTTCCGCCGCCAGGCAGAACAGCTCGATGCTGCCGAGAAGGATGTCGCCGAACTGCCGCTGCATGGTTTGATTACCCCATGTATCAATTGAAGTGCGAGTCTAGTGATTTATCGATCGAGGTGTCATCAATACAGTTCGTCTATCCCTTCAACTCTCTTGGAGTACCGACATGCAAGACACCCTCAACACCCCGTCCACGGTCGTCATCACCGGTGCCTCGAGCGGCATCGGCCTGGGACTCGCACAGGCTTATCTCGAACGTGGCTTCAACGTGGTCGCCAACGCACGCACCGACGAGCGGCTCACCGCCGCGGCGAAGCAACTCGGGAACCCGACGCGCTTTCTCGGCGTGGCCGGCGACATCGGCCAGCGCGACACCGCACGGCAGCTCATCGACCGCGCCGTGGAGCGTTTCGGCCAGGTCGACGTGCTCATCAACAACGCGGGCATCTTCAACGCCAAGCCTTTTGTCGAATACACCGAGGATGAACTCGACCAGCTGGTGGCCACCAACCTCAAGGGCTTCGTCTACGCCTCCCAGGCCACAGCAAAGCACATGGTCGCGCGCCGCCGGGGCCACATCGTGAACATCACCGCAAGCATCGCGCTGCAGCCGAACCAGCAGGTGCCGGCCGCGCTGCCGGTGCTGATCAAGGGCGGCATCAATGCCGCAACGCGCGCGCTGGCACTCGAACTCGCGCCATACAACGTCAAGGTGAACGCGGTGGCGCCCGGGATCGTCGACACGCCGCTCTACACGCCCGAGCAGCACGGCTTCCTGAACGGCCTCTCGCCTGCCGGCCGCATTGCGACCGTGCGCGAGATCGCCGACGCGGTGCTCTACCTCACGAGCGCCGACTTCACGACGGGCGTGGTGCTGCCGGTGGACGGCGGCATGAGCACGGGCAAGTGGTAATCACCTCATTCATCCAAGGAGCACACCATGCCTTTCATCAACCTGAAGATCACCCGCGACGGCGTCACCCGCGAACAGAAGGCCCAGGTCATCGCCGAGTTCACGGAAACCCTCGAACGCGTGCTGAAGAAGCCGCCGGAGTGGACGCACATCGTGATCGAGGAAATCGATACGGACGACTGGGGCTTCGGCGGCGTGACGACCACCGAATACCGCAAGCGGCTGGCGGAAGACGCAAAAAAAACCAGTGAAATCCAGCGATAGCGTCAAGCCGCGCGCTGCTTGAGAACCACCGGTTCGATGGCGGGCGCCGGCCACAGCTGCAGGTGGTAGCGGTCGCTGCCTTGCAGGCCGCCATCGGACAGGGTGTCGAGACCCGCATAGCAGGCGCGCAAGCGGTAGGTTCCCGGCGCCACGGGAATGCGGGCCGCATCGACGACGTGGTCCCATTCGGAGAGATCGACGGCTTTTTCCGTCTCGAGGACCTCGACGGTCACGGGCACGTCCATGTTCCTCACGGTGCCGATACCGACGACGCCGGGCCTGACGGCGAAGAGCTGCTCCACGGCTTCATCGGACCAGGCGTCCGAAAGATCACCATCCGCAGATTCGTCCTGGATATAGAACTGGAAGTAGTCGGCGAAGAGGTTGAACTCGAGCATGGGGAGTCTCCCTGAAGATCAGCGGAAAATCATAGTCAGCCCTTGTGGCGGCCTACTCGATGAACCGCCGCAGCCCGTCCAGATCGATCACGGTGATGCCGCCGTACTCGATCCGCAGGAACCCCGCTTCCTTCAGCCGGTTCAGCGCGGCATTGCAGCGCTGCCGCGATACGCCCGACAGATTCGCGATCTCCTCCTGCGAGGTCTGCAGATGCAGCTCGCTGCCCGGATACAGCCACGGATGGAACAGCCCCGCCAGCGCACGGGCCACCTGGCTGTCGGCGTCGAGCAGCCGGTGCGCCGCGTAGTTGCCCATGAACCAGTGCAGCCGCTCGTTGAGCTGCTGCAGCAGGAAATGATCGAAGCCGCGCTGCGTGCGGTGCAGCCACTCGAAAGTCTCCAGCGGCAATTGGGCCACGCGGCTGGGCCGCAGCGCGATGACGTCGGCCGAGCGCGGAGCGCCGCGCAGCAGCGTGCCTTCGCCGAACCAGCTGCCGACCGAGAGCCCGCCGAAAGTGACCGAGCGGCCGTCGCTCGAAGTGATCGACCACTTGAGCAGGCCCTCGAGCGTGCCGTACCAGTGCAGTGGCGTATCGCCGCGCCGGCACAGGGCGGCGCCGGCCGCGACTTCGACCTCGCGGATCTCGTCGAGCACGCGCTCGCGCGCCGCCTCGTCGAGCAGCGGAAACCAGGCCGAGCGCTGAAGCAGCTGTGGAACAGTCAGCGATGCCGCCTTGATGGCCGGCTTCGTCGTGGGCATGAAAAGAAAGCTCCTGATGGCACGGGCGCGGCCCACGCCGCGTAAACCCTGAGCCTAAATGTCGTCGCAATGACTGAGTGTGACTGCGCCGCCAAAAATAATAGCGCGCCCCTCATGAAAGAAGACACCAGGAGACCCGGAGCAATGTCGTCGAAGCGCAAAGTGATCGTGACCATCGCCCCCACGGGCGGGATGGCGCACAAGTCGCAGAACCCCCACCTTCCCACCCAGCCGGACGAGATCGCGGCCGACGTGCTGCGCTGCTGGAATGCCGGCGCCAGCGTGGTGGCGATCCACGCCCGCCGGCCCGACGACGGTGCCACCTGCAATGCCGACGTGTACCGCGACATCAACAGCCGCATCCGCGCGGGCGGCTGCGACATCGTCATCAACAACTCCACCGGCGGCGGCGTGCACGGCGACATGGTGAAGCCGCTGGCCGGCGAGCGCTGGGAAATTGCATGGGAAGAGCGCATCAAGGGCATGGACGCGGGCGCCGAGATGTGCACGCTGGACGCGACCACGCTGAACCTGAGCTTCGAGGGCAAGCAGATCCTGATGGACACACCGATTACCAGGGGCCGCGAGCTGGCCGCCGGCATGAAGGCGCGCGGCATCAAGCCCGAGTGGGAGGTGTTCAGCCCCACGCACATCCTGCAGGACACGACCACGCTGATCGACGAGGGCCATGACGACGAGCCGTACTTCATCAACCTGGTGATGAACGTGCACCGCAACTTCCAGAACGCGATGCCGTATTCGCCGCGCTTCCTGCAGATGATGGTCGACACCCTGCCCAAGGGCAGCATCTTCTGCGTGAGCGGCATCGGCCCTTCGCAGCTGGAGGCCAACGTGGCGGCGCTTCTGCTCGGCGGGCATGCACGCGTGGGACTGGAAGACAACCTGTATTTCCGCCAGGGCGAGCTCGCCACCAACGTGCAGCTGACCGAACGCATCGTGCGCGTTATCCATGAGCTCGACATGGAAGTGGCCACGCCGGCCGAGGCAAGGCAGATGATGGGGCTGCCGCGCGGAGGCGGGCCGCGCCCCGAATTCGCGCCGCGTTGAAAAGGCCGTGCAACCCGCCAGAAACCGCCCCGAAGATACCAGGAGACATCTCATGAACACCCGCCGCCACTTCCTCCATACCCTGGGCGCAGCCACTGCGCTGGGTACCCTCTCGCCGCTGGCCGCGCTGGCCCAGGCGCTCGAACAGGTCAAGATCTACTACGGTTTTCCGGCCGGCAGCGCCGGCGACAGCGTGGCGCGCCGCGTGGGCGAAAAGCTCGCTGGCTCGGCCTATACGCGCAATGCGGCCGTGGTCGAAAACAAGCCGGGCGCGGGCGGCCGCATCGCGCTCGAAACCCTCAAGAACGCGCCGGCCGACGGCAGCGTGCTGGCGCTGTCGCCGTTCTCGTGCACCTCGATCTACCCGCACATCTACAGCAAGCTGAGCTACGACCCGGGCAAGGATTTCGTGCCGGTGTCGATTGCCGCCGTCATGCACCACGGCCTGGCGGTCGGCCCGCTGGTGCCGCCCGAGGTGCGCACGGTGAAAGACTTCCTGGCCTGGGCCAAGGCCAACCCGAACCAGGCCAGCTACGGCTCGCCGGCGGCCGGTTCGACGCCGCATTTCATCGGCGCGCTGCTGGGCCTCAACAACGGGGTCGAACTGAAGCACGTGCCCTATCGCGGCTCCATTCCCGGCGTGACAGACGTGGTGGGCGGGCAGATCGCCGCCATGGTCACCCCGAGCGGCGACTTCATCCCGAACCACAAGGCCGGCAAGCTGCGGCTGCTCGCCACTTCGGGCAAGGCGCGCTCGCCGTTCTCGCCGGAGGTACCGACCTTTGCCGAACAGGGCTTTGCGGAACTGACCACCGAGGAATGGTTCGGCTTCTACGCGCCGGCCAGGACGCCGGCCAGCGTGGTGGCAACGGCCAATGCCGCGATCAACGCGGCCATCAAGGAAAAGGTGGTGACGGACAGCCTCGCCGTGGTCGGCCTGATCGCCCAGGGCTCCACGTCCGAGGAGATGGCACGCTCGCAGAAGGCCGAGGCCGAACGCTGGGGGCCGCTCGTGAAGAAGATCGGCTTCACGGCGGACTCCTGAGGCGATGCCGATGGAACCGAATCCGAAACGCGTGGCGGTGGTCGCCACCGGCGTCATCGGCGCCAGCTGGGCCGCCTTCTTCCTTGCGCGCGGCCTCGACGTGGACGCCACCGACCCCTCGCCCGACGCCGAGGCGCGGCTGCGCGCGGCGGTGGCTGCGCACTGGCCCACGCTCGAGCGCTTCGGGCTGGCAGAGAGTGCCTCGGTGGGTCGGCTGCGCTTCCATGCGCGGCTCGAAGACGCGGTGGCAGAGGCCGACTTCGTCCAGGAGAGCGGCCCCGAGCGGCTGGATTTCAAGATCGACCTGTTCCGCCGCATGGACGAGGCCGCGCCCGCCCACGCGATCCTGGCGTCGAGCTCTTCGGGGCTCGCCATCAGCGCGGTGCAGGCCGAATGCCGGCATCCGGAACGCGTGGTGCTGGGCCACCCCTTCAATCCGCCGCACCTGATTCCGCTGGTGGAAGTGGTGGGCGGCGAACGCACTTCGGCCGAGACCATCGAGCGCACGATGGCCTTCTATGCCTCCATCGGCAAGCGGCCGATCCACGTGAAGCGCGAGGTCAAGGGCCACATCGCGAACCGGCTGCAGGCCGCGCTCTGGCGCGAGGCCTTTCACCTCGTCAACGAAGGCGTGGCCAGCGTGGCCGACATCGACACCGCCATTGCGCACGGCCCCGGCCTGCGGTGGGCGGTGATGGGGCCGTTCATGAACCTGCATCTCTCCGGCGGCGCGGGCGGCATCGCGCATGTGCTCGCCCACCTGGGCGGGCCGATCGAGGACTGGTGGAAGGATCTCGGCGCGCCATCCATGACGACGGAACTCAAGCAGAAGGTGGCCGAGGGCGTGGCCGAAGAACTGGGCGCACGGCGCGTGGCCGACCTCGAGGCCGCGCGCGACATGCTGCTGTTGAACCTGATTCGCGCCAAAGCCGACACCGGCAGACTCGATTGAAATGACAGACGACGACTTCCTCCTGGACGAGAGCCAGATCGCCCCGCCGCGCACGGTGCGCATCGACTTCGACGACGGCTCCTTCGCGCTGCGTTCGCCGGTGGCGCTCAAGCCCTATGCGCGCTGCATCGGCGAATGGATCGAGCGCTGGGCGCGCGAAACCCCCGATGCGCTGGCTTTCGCGGAGCGCGACGAGAGCGGCGAAGGTTGGCGCAAGCTCGACTACCGCGGGTTGCGCCATGCC
Protein-coding regions in this window:
- a CDS encoding Crp/Fnr family transcriptional regulator, with amino-acid sequence MPTTKPAIKAASLTVPQLLQRSAWFPLLDEAARERVLDEIREVEVAAGAALCRRGDTPLHWYGTLEGLLKWSITSSDGRSVTFGGLSVGSWFGEGTLLRGAPRSADVIALRPSRVAQLPLETFEWLHRTQRGFDHFLLQQLNERLHWFMGNYAAHRLLDADSQVARALAGLFHPWLYPGSELHLQTSQEEIANLSGVSRQRCNAALNRLKEAGFLRIEYGGITVIDLDGLRRFIE
- a CDS encoding 4-oxalocrotonate tautomerase family protein — encoded protein: MPFINLKITRDGVTREQKAQVIAEFTETLERVLKKPPEWTHIVIEEIDTDDWGFGGVTTTEYRKRLAEDAKKTSEIQR
- a CDS encoding 3-hydroxyacyl-CoA dehydrogenase NAD-binding domain-containing protein, translating into MEPNPKRVAVVATGVIGASWAAFFLARGLDVDATDPSPDAEARLRAAVAAHWPTLERFGLAESASVGRLRFHARLEDAVAEADFVQESGPERLDFKIDLFRRMDEAAPAHAILASSSSGLAISAVQAECRHPERVVLGHPFNPPHLIPLVEVVGGERTSAETIERTMAFYASIGKRPIHVKREVKGHIANRLQAALWREAFHLVNEGVASVADIDTAIAHGPGLRWAVMGPFMNLHLSGGAGGIAHVLAHLGGPIEDWWKDLGAPSMTTELKQKVAEGVAEELGARRVADLEAARDMLLLNLIRAKADTGRLD
- a CDS encoding Bug family tripartite tricarboxylate transporter substrate binding protein; translated protein: MNTRRHFLHTLGAATALGTLSPLAALAQALEQVKIYYGFPAGSAGDSVARRVGEKLAGSAYTRNAAVVENKPGAGGRIALETLKNAPADGSVLALSPFSCTSIYPHIYSKLSYDPGKDFVPVSIAAVMHHGLAVGPLVPPEVRTVKDFLAWAKANPNQASYGSPAAGSTPHFIGALLGLNNGVELKHVPYRGSIPGVTDVVGGQIAAMVTPSGDFIPNHKAGKLRLLATSGKARSPFSPEVPTFAEQGFAELTTEEWFGFYAPARTPASVVATANAAINAAIKEKVVTDSLAVVGLIAQGSTSEEMARSQKAEAERWGPLVKKIGFTADS
- a CDS encoding ABC transporter ATP-binding protein; its protein translation is MLVVRDLNTYYGNSHILRGVHAGIPAATSVGLLGRNGMGKTTLIRSMMGYVRPASGEVQVDGRTVTGWPPEKMARLGIGYVPEGRGIFPNLSVRENLVMSERAGIDGHRAWTFDRVMATFPRLAERLSHGGQQLSGGEQQMLSIGRALMTNPRLLILDEATEGLAPLIVAEIWRVIGEIRATGIATLIVDRDYRKVLAHTDLAMVMEKGQIVRHGASADLLAEPQALEELLGV
- a CDS encoding LysR substrate-binding domain-containing protein, whose translation is MQRQFGDILLGSIELFCLAAETGGFTSAALAAGVTPAAVSRSISRLEKRLGLRLFVRTTRSVRLTDSGRSYFAQCRQALAQLAEAEREVMGQQAQPSGMLRISVPTTYGHHRILPLLPVFRERFPDIRLHVHLSNRNIDFVEEGYDMAVRVRAQPDSTLIARHLEDADLVVVASRKYLKKAGTPRTLDDLSAHECIQFELPSSGRRISWLFKENGEDREVFADSAYSCSDDVLGGVTLARSDAGLFQTYRFVVEKELADGSLVEVLKPFAGRSRPYTLLYPDGRHVPLRMRVFIDFLMAQRAA
- a CDS encoding SDR family NAD(P)-dependent oxidoreductase, which produces MQDTLNTPSTVVITGASSGIGLGLAQAYLERGFNVVANARTDERLTAAAKQLGNPTRFLGVAGDIGQRDTARQLIDRAVERFGQVDVLINNAGIFNAKPFVEYTEDELDQLVATNLKGFVYASQATAKHMVARRRGHIVNITASIALQPNQQVPAALPVLIKGGINAATRALALELAPYNVKVNAVAPGIVDTPLYTPEQHGFLNGLSPAGRIATVREIADAVLYLTSADFTTGVVLPVDGGMSTGKW
- a CDS encoding 3-keto-5-aminohexanoate cleavage protein, with product MSSKRKVIVTIAPTGGMAHKSQNPHLPTQPDEIAADVLRCWNAGASVVAIHARRPDDGATCNADVYRDINSRIRAGGCDIVINNSTGGGVHGDMVKPLAGERWEIAWEERIKGMDAGAEMCTLDATTLNLSFEGKQILMDTPITRGRELAAGMKARGIKPEWEVFSPTHILQDTTTLIDEGHDDEPYFINLVMNVHRNFQNAMPYSPRFLQMMVDTLPKGSIFCVSGIGPSQLEANVAALLLGGHARVGLEDNLYFRQGELATNVQLTERIVRVIHELDMEVATPAEARQMMGLPRGGGPRPEFAPR